One Erpetoichthys calabaricus chromosome 8, fErpCal1.3, whole genome shotgun sequence DNA segment encodes these proteins:
- the nabp1a gene encoding SOSS complex subunit B2 codes for MSIVQNETVVLIKDVKPGLKNLNIVFIVLEIGRVTKTKDGHEVRSCKVADKTGSITISVWNEPGSLMQPGDIIRLTRGYASMWKGCLTLYTGRCGDLQKIGEFCMVYSEVPNFSEPNPDLLNQAPQPAKNAKGEQRSNSPTNHLSSGIPVQAGNGASHSYSTNSTVPINSQLQNPAPAQGVLGRTNGRVQANSNISAGGVGSGLGPSPPSVTISNGRDPRRASKR; via the exons ATGTCGATAGTTCAAAACGAGACTGTAGTTTTGATTAAAGATGTAAAACCAGGCCTGAAAAATTTAAATATCGTCTTTATTGTACTGGAAATAG GCAGGGTAACTAAAACAAAAGATGGACATGAAGTGAGATCCTGTAAAGTTGCTGATAAAACTGGGAGCATCACCATATCTGTCTGGAATGAGCCAGGGAGCCTGATGCAGCCTGGAGATATCATTAGGCTCACCAGAGG TTATGCTTCCATGTGGAAGGGCTGTTTGACATTGTACACAGGACGATGTGGAGACCTACAGAAGATTGGGGA ATTTTGTATGGTATACTCTGAAGTCCCTAACTTTAGCGAACCTAATCCTGATCTCCTTAATCAAGCACCTCAGCCAGCCAAAAAT gccAAAGGTGAGCAGCGAAGCAACTCCCCCACAAACCATTTGAGCTCAGGTATTCCAGTCCAAGCAG GAAATGGAGCTTCTCATTCCTATTCTACAAACAGCACAGTGCCCATCAACAGCCAGCTACAGAACCCAGCACCTGCCCAGGGGGTTTTGGGAAGAACCAATGGCCGCGTTCAGGCCAATAGCAATATCTCAGCTGGGGGTGTAGGTAGCGGGTTGGGACCTTCACCTCCTTCTGTAACGATCAGTAATGGCAGAGATCCACGCAGAGCCTCAAAAAGATGA
- the c8h2orf69 gene encoding mitochondrial protein C2orf69 homolog: MFGPRAVVALSAVAFVRNMNASATTAAPGVPGLLRLHAVQGYEVRRCNEMLLLRPGGDSPTSGRHVLYFPGDIQNFHEVMASHHENHQWLPWSLENVAVKLSKHFPGSHVWVIRASRMYLHKFSCYDNFVESSLFGAPEHSSGYGAFLHLQALFVHAFELAKNPLDSVGINGSAGCAVASNSCYESQKSSSCNQPSVMSSSLPANLTLTLVGFSKGCVVLNQLIYELAGARANSMTSSFVKHITDMYWLDGGHPGGSDTWVTKTEVLKELASSGIAVHCHVTPYEVRDPMRAWVGKEHSKFAQTLKELGAPIVNMLHFENEKPSLENHFRVLEMISNEEV; this comes from the exons ATGTTCGGTCCCAGAGCCGTTGTGGCTCTTTCCGCCGTTGCCTTCGTTAGAAATATGAATGCATCAGCCACTACTGCTGCTCCGGGGGTCCCTGGTTTGCTCAGACTGCACGCTGTCCAAGGCTATGAGGTTCGTCGCTGCAACGAGATGCTGCTGCTCCGCCCCGGAGGAGACAGCCCGACCTCCGGTCGTCACGTCCTCTACTTCCCCGGCGATATACAG AATTTCCATGAAGTGATGGCTTCACATCATGAGAACCACCAATGGCTTCCTTGGAGTCTGGAGAATGTGGCAGTCAAATTATCCAAGCACTTTCCGGGTAGCCATGTGTGGGTTATCCGAGCTTCTCGCATGTACTTGCACAAGTTCAGTTGCTATGATAACTTTGTGGAAAGCAGCCTGTTTGGAGCACCAGAGCACTCATCAGGATATGGTGCTTTCCTCCACCTCCAGGCTTTGTTTGTCCATGCCTTTGAACTGGCTAAAAACCCACTAGATTCTGTTGGTATCAATGGGTCTGCAGGATGTGCAGTTGCTTCTAATAGTTGCTATGAAAGCCAAAAAAGTTCCAGTTGCAACCAGCCTTCTGTCATGAGTTCATCTCTCCCTGCTAATCTAACACTTACATTAGTTGGCTTCAGTAAAGGCTGTGTGGTTCTAAACCAATTGATTTATGAGCTTGCAGGAGCCAGAGCTAATTCAATGACTTCATCCTTTGTCAAGCACATCACAGACATGTACTGGCTAGATGGTGGCCATCCTGGCGGTAGTGACACATGGGTGACAAAAACTGAGGTTTTGAAAGAACTGGCCTCAAGTGGCATAGCTGTTCATTGTCATGTGACTCCCTATGAGGTACGTGACCCAATGAGAGCCTGGGTTGGAAAGGAGCACAGTAAATTTGCACAAACTCTAAAAGAGCTGGGAGCTCCCATTGTCAACATGCTGCATTTTGAGAATGAAAAACCTTCACTCGAAAATCATTTTCGTGTATtagaaatgataagtaacgaagaagtttaa